The Helicobacter canis genomic sequence AGGGCTATCTCACTTCGATTGAAATGATTGGCAGAGGCACAAATGTCTTGCTTGTGTTTAATAAGCCTTTTTTAAAAACAATGTGCCTGCACTTTTTAGATGATAGCACTCCTAGTGATGACGCGCTAGAAGATATGGCGCGAGAGCTTGCTAATCTCACCGTAGGACACGCCAAAGTCATCGCCCAAAAGCGCAATACAAGCTTCAACATCTCCACCCCAGAATTCCTAGGAATCCGCGTGATAAAAAACTACGATCAAGGTATCCACTTCCGCTTGCAAGGCTTGGGGCATTGCAGTATTTTTCTACGCAGTAATAAATCATAGCGACAACAACTCTTTAAGGAACGCTTATGGCAGATCGACCCAACTCCATACTCGATAAGCAAAAAGCCCATACCCCGGAAGAAATAGAGCTTGCCTCCTATCTTGAAGATATGATGGAAAATTACGGCGGCTTGCTTGATATGGGCGTAGTTTTTACCGCGGAGCTAGGCTCTTCTAAAATCCCTTTGGCAGAGATTTTGAAGTTTGAAAAAGGCTCGATTATCGATCTGCAAAAGCCCGCAGGAGAGAGTATCGATGTCTTTGTCAATGGCAGGATCATCGGCAAAGGCGAGGTGATGGTCTATGAGCGATCGCTTGCTATCCGTTTAAATGAAATTTTGGATTCTAATGCGATTGTGTATTACATCGCACGCACAAATCCCTACGACTAACCCACCGATGAAAAAGCTAGGTATCCAACACACGCTTGCTATGCTTATGGTAGTTGCGCATATTTGTGGTGCAGCTACGCTCAAGCAGATCCAAACTTACCCCGAGCAAGATAAGCTTGATGTGCTTTTGCTGCTGGATTCTGCCTTTAGCGGTGAGGTAGGCACAGCAAGCGTGCCTAATGGCAAAAGCACGCAAAAAATGACTATGATCTCGCAAATCACAAGCGGCAGCAAAGTAACTAGGAGCTTCCAAAACTCGCCGATAAAAAAGCTTGAGATTATCCCCAAAAACAACAATCTCTACTTCAGCGTAGAATCGCGCAAGCCCTACTATGTCAAGCCAAGCATTTCCAAAGACAAAAACACCCTGCGCCTAAGCTTTTTTACCGCGGATTCTGGGATTGTGGATTCTCTGCTAAATACCCCCACCACACTAAAGCCAACGCCTATCAATGAAGTATTTCAAAAGCCTTCAAGCACACAAAGCACCCCGCAAGACAAAGACACCGCAAACACCAAAGCCCTAGAATCTCCCCTAGAATCCACCTCCGCCCCCTTGCTTGATACAAGCAAGCTAGGCTTAAGCACGCAGGATATGGATATACAGAAGTATTGGTATATCATCGCAAGCTTTTTGCTTATCCTTGTGGTATTACTCTATATCCGCAAGCAAATACGCAGACGCTCAGGGCTTAATGACTCGCTCAAAGTCGTCTCACAAAGCCAAATCGACCCTAAAAACAAAGTCATCATCATCGAGGCTAAAGAGTATTTCTATATGGTGCTTTTAGGTGATAAAGGCAATGTCTTGCTTGATAAAATCCCCAAACAAACACACACCACCAGCAACACCCCCCAAGCCAAACCACAAAGGATAGGCGATGTCAAAGCATTTGATGAGAAGTTTTGGAGCGCACTCAACAATGCAAAATGATGAATCTACCCCCCATCTATAAATCGCCTATCTCGCTTGATACAAGTAGCCAAACGCGCTTTTATGTAAGCCTAGCGATCGCTTTAAGCGCGCATTTGTTTGTGATTTTTATCAGCTGGTGGCTTTATGCGCATTTTTTCAAAACCCCCAAACTCCGCAAAATCGACACAGAAAATCTGCTTATCCTAAAGCGCGGCACAAGCCTTGATAAAAGTGCAAATACCCCCGGCGCACCACCTCCCACCCTAGCAAGCAAAGACACCGCTCAAAGCCCATACCCCCCCACCAAGCCAAGCCAAGCCACCACCCCAAGCACACAAAGCAACCCCAAGCAGCCAAAGCCCCTAGACTCTCAAGCTCCTTTGCCACACACCACCTACGATCCCAAAAACTTGCAATTTTTCTCCCCAGCAAACCAAAGCACGCAATCTAGCCCATCACTTGAGCAAGACAAAGGGCTTGACCGCCAAACAAGGCGTGATATTGACAAGCTCTATGGCGATGAGTGGGGGGATCTAGGCAGTGCGGAGCGAGATTTCATCACAAGCAATTTGCGCGAGATAGCACGCATCACACAACGCTACTTAACCTACCCAAACACCGCCGCATATCTCAACCAATCCGGCGAGAATGCGATAGAATTCTACTTGCTACCAAATGGTGATATACAAGGATTGAAGCTGCTTCTTAGCTCGGGCTTTGTGCTACTAGATAAAAATTCGCAAAAAACCATAGAAATCGCCTATAAGGACTATCCGCGACCTAAGCAGCGCACGCTTATCCGCTTCCACATCACCTATACTATTTATCGTTAAGGAGCTACTATGCAAATCACACTAAAAAATCCCCTTGATATGCACTTGCATCTACGCGATGGTGCGCTGCTTGATGTCGTTACGCCCTTTAGTGCTAAGAGCTTTGCCGCGGCGGTGATAATGCCAAATCTAACGCCCCCCATAGACTCCTTACACAAGGCACAAGCCTACAAGCAAGCAATTAAAGATTCTATCCATAACTATGCTAAAGCGCACAAGCAGCCGCTAGAATCCTTTGAGCCACTTTGTGCGCTGTATTTGAGCGACTCACTCACCCCAAAAGAGCTAGAATCCTGCGCCAAGCACGGCTTCAAGCTCCTAAAGCTCTATCCCAAGGGTGCCACCACAAATAGCGATAATGGCATAGCCCAAGTGCTAGATAGCAAATCGTATGAAATTTTTAGCGCGGCACAAGAGCTTGGCATAATCCTTTGTATCCACGGCGAGAGCGGGGGCTTTGTGCTGGAGCGAGAGATGGAGTTTGGCGCGATATTTAGAGAGCTTGCCACACGCTTCCCTAATCTCAAAATCATCATAGAGCATATAAGCGATCACCGCACGATCCCACTTCTAGAGGAGTATGATAATCTCTATGCGACCTTGACTTTGCACCATATCACCCTAGATCTTAGCAATCTAGCAGGCGGCGCACTCTGTCATCATCACTTTTGCAAGCCTGTGCTAAAGACACCCAAAGACAAGCAAGCCCTGCTAGATCTAGCCCTAAATGCGCATAGCAAAGTGTGCTTTGGCTCAGACTCTGCGCCCCATAGCCTAGAAGCCAAGCAAAAGGGCGCGGCAGGGATTTTTAGCGCGGTGGGGCTTTTGCCCCAGCTTGCAGAGCTATTTCACAAGCATAATGCCCTGCACAATCTCCAAGCCTTTGTGAGCGATAATGCGATGAAAATCTATGATCTTGCTTGCTGGGTGCAAGCAGCGCAGGCGTGGGAGGACAATCCTAAGCTAATCACCCTAGAGCAAGCCCCCTACAAAATCCCAGAATCTATCCGCGTGCTAGATTCTAATCTAACGCCCTTGCGTGCAGGCGAGATGATCGCGTGGAGAGAGATAGAGAGCAAGGCATAAGATATGGAGCAGCTCACACAAGCAAGCAAGACCCCCACAAAATCTATCCGCATAGGCATTGTGCGGCTCTCATCGTTTGGCGATGTCGTGGTATCTGCTAGCAAGCTTATGGACTTTTATCACGCTTTGGCACAGGAATATGATGAAGTGCGTATTGAGTGGTTTGTGGATACGCGCTTTGCAGGGATATTAGAGCATCATAAAGCGATCACGACACTACACGCCCTACCTATCAAACGCCTTAAATCACTCCGCGCCGTTAGGGAGCTTTGGAGGAGCTTGCGTGCTTTGGGGCGGTTTGATGTGGTGCTAGATTTGCAAGGACTAATCAAATCCGCCATTGTGGGGCGTGCGCTAGATTCTAGGGAGTTTGTGGGCTTTAGCTTTAGCTCGGCGCGAGAGGGGCTAGCTAGCGTGCTGTATAGTAGGCGCGTGAAGGTGGCGTATGATGAGAATATATTGGTGCGCAATGCCGCAATTTATCAGTGTTGTTTGAGGGATTCGGCTTTGTTTGGTGGGGATTCGGCTTTGTTTGTTGGGGATTCGGCTTTACTAAAGAAACATCGGCTATCGCCGACCGCTTCGCTTGTTTTGCGCGATAAATCGGGGATTTCATCGCCGCGCTTGTGCGATAGACAGCCAAGTCTTATCTCCGCGCGCGGCTTGAAAAACCCCGATTTACTAAAGAAACTGCGGCTACGCCTTGTTTTCTCATCGCAAATCCTAGAATCCCACAGCGGCTTTACAAAACAAGCCCAACCCCTAGAATCCACTTTTGAAAGCCCCACCGCAAAACAAGCGATAGCGGTGCAAGGCGGGGGCACGCAAGCAGGTTTCTTTAGAACTCCTAGAATCCTTGAAGAAGAAAAACGGACTGAAAATAAAAATCAAGCCGAGTGTGAAAAAACAACTGAAAATAAAAAAGTGGATTCTAGCAATGAAGCTTTTTTATCGTCATCGCGAGACTTCCGCAAGGAAGTCGTGGCGATCCATAAAGGCGCGCAAGTGGATTCTAGCAGCAACGCTTATTTTCTGTCATTGCGAGCTTTGCTCCGCAAAGCGTGGCAATCCATACAAAAATATACCAACCCCCTAGAATCCACTTTTGAAAAAACAGCACAAAAAGCACAAGAAATACAAACATTGCAAAAAGCGGATTCTAGTGATACTCCCATTTTTGCTACCGCAAAAGCTATGGATTGCCACGCCACTGCTACGCAGCGTCTCGCAATGACAGAAAAAAGCACCGCAAGTAAAAAAGTGGATTCTAGGAATGAATATTTTTTATCGTCATCGCGAGACTTCCGCAAGGAAGTCGTGGCGATCCATAAATCCGCGCAAGTGGATTCTAGCTTTTCTGCCCAAAACACCCCAACTCTAAGCAACTCCACAAAGGATTCTAGGATTTCTAAAGAAGCTACGCTTTGCGATGAGAAAACAAGGCGTAGCCGCAGTTTCTTTAGTAAATCGGGGCTTTGCAAGCCGCGCAAGGAGATAAGACTTGGGCGTCTATCGAGCGGCGATGAAATCCCCGATTCTAGCCTAAAAGCTGAATCCCTCCAAACACCAAGTGGGTTTGGCTGGGGCAAAGCCCACCTCCCCCCAAGCACACAAGCCACCCTAGAGTCTAGCACCTATCGCGTGCTATTTGTCCTAGAAGCCTCAATCCCGCAAAAAACCTACCCCATAGAGCAATTTGCCACTCTTGCTACGCGTATGCAGCAAGCAAGCACACAGAAAATCACATTTTGCCTAATCTATCACGAGCATAAGCACAATGCCCTATCCCTCCAAGCTATGCTAGAGGCGAGAAATCTTCACACCTGCCTTTTTCCGCCGCTTGACTTCAACGCCCTAAAATATGTCCTAAACGCTATGCACTGCGTGATCGGGGGGGATACGGGGGTTACGCATTTGGCGTGGGCATTACAAAGCCCGCAAGTCATCACCCTACTTGGCAATCCACAAACAAGCAAGGGCAAAAATATGCGCGACACAAAGCTCTCGCGCGTGCTGCTAGGCAATCCTTATGTGCTAAGTCAAAGTGGTAGCTTTGAGATCGCCTCTATCCCACCAGAATCCATCTATCGCGTGTGGGTGGATCTAGGGGCTAGATAAGCGCAGTTAATAAGCATTTAATCTAGGGCTTTATAATCGCCATTTACATAACTTTTAAGGAGTTTTTATGCGATTTCTTTCCTACGCGCTAGTCCCTTTGCTAGTCCTATCAAGCTATGCCTATGAAATCAAGCAAGCCCCCGCTATCGCCAAGCGGATAAATCCTGTCGGCGAGGCTAATTCTGTGTATTCCTACCACGATGTAATCGCCGCTGCCACGCAAGCAGTCGTCAATATCTCCACGCAGAAAAAAATCACCACCAATCTTAATCCAATGTTTAATGACCCATTTTTCCAGCAATTTTTCGGCGATATGTATAATCAAATCCCCAAAGACCGCATCGAGCGGTCGCTTGGAAGTGGTGTGATCATCTCTCCTGATGGCTATATCATCACTAATGACCATGTAATCGATGGCGCGGATAAAATCATCGTAACAATCCCCAATGACCCTAATGAATACACCGCCACGCTTGTAGGCAGCGATAAAGAGGGTGATATTGCTGTGATCCGCATTAGCAAAAATAATCTGCCCTCTATCAAGTTTGGCGATAGTGCTGATGTCAAAATCGGGGATATTGTCTTTGCTATCGGGAATCCATTTGGCGTGGGAGAGAGCGTTACGCAAGGTATAGTCTCAGCGACCAACAAAAATATCCAAGTCAATACTTATGAAAACTTTATCCAAACAGATGCCTCCATAAACCCCGGAAATTCTGGCGGTGCGTTGGTGGATTCTAGAGGTGTGCTTATTGGTATGAATACCGCTATCCTATCGCGCTCTGGGGGCAATCACGGCATAGGCTTTGCGATCCCTGCAAATATGGTGCGTGAAGTGGCGGACTCACTTGTCAAAAGTGGGAAAATCACGCGCGGCTACCTAGGCGTAGGCACACAGGATATAAGCCAAGATTTGCGCAATAATTATGGCGAGCATAAAGGCGCGGTGGTCATCAGCATTGATCCAAAATCCCCGGCAAAAAATGCAGGGCTACTTGTGTGGGATCTCATCACCGCAGTAGATGGCAAGCCTATCAAAAACGCCGCAGACTTGCGCAATCGCATAGGCTCTATCAAGCCTAATCAAAAAATCACCCTAACAATCTTGCGCGATGGCAAAACGCAAAATATCACAATCACCCTAGCAGAGCGCAAAGATGCAAACGCCAAGCAAGATGAGAAGCTGTCAGAGAGTGCCACAGAATCTAGCGCGCTAAAGGGTATGCGCGTAGAACCTCTAAGCCCGCAAATCCGCCAGCGATATGGGATACCTGATGATATACAAGGCGTGATTGTTACTAATGTCATAGAAAATTCCAAAGCCCAAGACGCGGGCTTTGCCCAAGGCGACATCATCTCCCAAGTTGAAGAAATCGCCATTAAAGATACAAGTGATTTCGCCCGCGCGCTCAATAAATACAAAGACAAAAACAAGCGATTTTTGGTGTATTCTAGCCAAGGCGTTAAGACAATCGTAGTCAAATAGCCCTGCTTTAGCCGGGTGATTTTCAAAAGTGGATTCTAGGGCAAGGGCGGTTGATTCTATGGATTACTAAAGAAACTTCGGCTTCGCCTTGTTTTCTAAAGAAGCTACGCTTTGCCACGCTTTGCGGAGCAAAGCTCGCAATGACGATAAAAGGGCAAAGACAACGCGTAGCCAAATCCGCGCTAAGCAAAGCCAAATCTCTCATAACAACCTAGGGCTTTGCAAACGCAACAGCTCATACACCTTTGCCGTAGCGATCCGCCCCCTAGCCGATCGCTCTAAAAATCCTTGTGCTAGCAAATACGGCTCGATCACATCTTGTATCGTATCTTCATCTTCGCTAATGATAGCCGCGATCGTATTTAGCCCTATGGGCTTTTTGGCTTGTGCGATCGCTTCTAAATAGCGCAAATCCAGCGCATCAAAGCCAAGCTCATTGACCCCTAGCTCTTGCAAGGCTTGCTTGGTGGTCTCTAGGCTGATTGTCTCCTCATCTTTCACATCGGCAAAATCGCGTATCCTGCGCAGTAGTCGCAGGGCGATCCTAGGCGTGCCACGCGAGCGGCTCGCGATCTCTATGCTAGCAGAGTCTTCTATGCCTTTTTCAAGCTTTTTTGCCGCTTTTTTGATGATTTGTGCTAGCTCATCTGTGCTATAAAACTGCAAGCGAAAGTCCATACCAAAGCGATCGCGCAAGGGGTGAGAGAGCATACCAGCCCTAGTTGTCGCGCCAATGAGCATAAAGCGCGGCAAGTCGATTTTGATCGTTTGTGCCGCTGGTCCAGAGCCTGTGATAATATCGAGCCGAAAGTCCTCCATAGCAGGATAGAGCATTTCCTCGATAGCGGGGCTTAGGCGGTGGATCTCATCGATAAACAAAATCTCCCCATCTTGCAAATTAGTAAGCAATGCGGCTAGATCGCCTGCTCGCTCGATCATCGGCGCGGCAGAGACCTTTATGGGGGCATTCATTTCATTGGCGATAATGTGGCTTAAAGTCGTCTTGCCAAGTCCGGGCGGTCCAAAGAGCAGTGTGTGCATAAGGCATTCGCCGCGTTTTTTCGCGCCTAAGATGGCTATTTCTAGGTTTTTTTTCACCTGTTCTTGCCCGATATAATCCCCCCAGATACTTGGTCTTAGCGAGATTTCATTACGCTCTTCAAAGCTGATTTTCTCCACGCCTACGACACGGGCTTGCTTATCATCATTGTGGGTAAAATCTAGCGAGATTTTTTCCATATATCCTAGCTCCTTACACTCCCAGCACTTCTCTAGTAGCTCTCTTGCTCGCTAGGGAAGCTGCCCTTGCGCACATCGCTAGCATACTCACGCACCGCCTGCTTGATAAGCTCTGCCCCCTGTAAATATCGGCGCACAAACTTCGGCGATATATCACTGCAAAGCCCCAGCATATCGCTCCATACCAAAATCTGCCCATCGCACGCCGCCCCAGAGCCTATGCCTATGGTGGGAATCTGCACGCTTTGTGTGATGGTGGTAGCACAAGGCGCGATAATGCCCTCTAATAGCAGTCCAAACGCCCCTGCTTGCTCAAATGCTAAAGCGGATTCTAGTAGCTCTTTGCTCTGTGCCTCATCTCTGCCTTTAATCTTATAGCCGCCTTCTGCCTTGATATATTGAGGCATAAGCCCGATATGGGGCATTATGGCTATGCCTTCATCAATAAGAGCTTCGATAATATGAAGCTTTGTGCGTGTAACTTCAAGCTTTAAGGCATCAACTTGCGTGGCTTTGATGAGTTTGGTGGCATTGCGCAGTGCGCTATCTCTTGTAGTATAGCTGCCAAAGGGCATATCAGCTATGAGAAATGAGCTTTTTGCCTTGCGGCAGACTGCTTGGGCGTGGTAGATGATATGCTCTAGGCTTAGGCTTGTGGTATCGCTACACCCGCCAAAGCTCATATTTAAGCTATCGCCTATCAAAATCACATCAACTTCTCCATCAAATATCCCGGCAAAGAGCGCGTCATACGCGGTTATGGCGGTGATTTTTTCTACGCCTTTTTTGTTTTGTAGGGCTTTTAGGGTGAGCTTTTTGCTTGACATAGTGATCCTTATATAGCGAGATGTTTTAAACTTCCTATAACTTTGATAAACCTATAATACAGCGCGTTTGACTAGGGGATTATAACATACAAGGGCTTTGATGAGAGATAAGA encodes the following:
- a CDS encoding chemotaxis protein CheX, coding for MEVIKESFFEVIKDSISVEVEESIIPLKKGYLTSIEMIGRGTNVLLVFNKPFLKTMCLHFLDDSTPSDDALEDMARELANLTVGHAKVIAQKRNTSFNISTPEFLGIRVIKNYDQGIHFRLQGLGHCSIFLRSNKS
- the fliN gene encoding flagellar motor switch protein FliN, which codes for MADRPNSILDKQKAHTPEEIELASYLEDMMENYGGLLDMGVVFTAELGSSKIPLAEILKFEKGSIIDLQKPAGESIDVFVNGRIIGKGEVMVYERSLAIRLNEILDSNAIVYYIARTNPYD
- a CDS encoding flagellar biosynthetic protein FliO, yielding MRLCITSHAQIPTTNPPMKKLGIQHTLAMLMVVAHICGAATLKQIQTYPEQDKLDVLLLLDSAFSGEVGTASVPNGKSTQKMTMISQITSGSKVTRSFQNSPIKKLEIIPKNNNLYFSVESRKPYYVKPSISKDKNTLRLSFFTADSGIVDSLLNTPTTLKPTPINEVFQKPSSTQSTPQDKDTANTKALESPLESTSAPLLDTSKLGLSTQDMDIQKYWYIIASFLLILVVLLYIRKQIRRRSGLNDSLKVVSQSQIDPKNKVIIIEAKEYFYMVLLGDKGNVLLDKIPKQTHTTSNTPQAKPQRIGDVKAFDEKFWSALNNAK
- a CDS encoding energy transducer TonB translates to MMNLPPIYKSPISLDTSSQTRFYVSLAIALSAHLFVIFISWWLYAHFFKTPKLRKIDTENLLILKRGTSLDKSANTPGAPPPTLASKDTAQSPYPPTKPSQATTPSTQSNPKQPKPLDSQAPLPHTTYDPKNLQFFSPANQSTQSSPSLEQDKGLDRQTRRDIDKLYGDEWGDLGSAERDFITSNLREIARITQRYLTYPNTAAYLNQSGENAIEFYLLPNGDIQGLKLLLSSGFVLLDKNSQKTIEIAYKDYPRPKQRTLIRFHITYTIYR
- the pyrC gene encoding dihydroorotase produces the protein MQITLKNPLDMHLHLRDGALLDVVTPFSAKSFAAAVIMPNLTPPIDSLHKAQAYKQAIKDSIHNYAKAHKQPLESFEPLCALYLSDSLTPKELESCAKHGFKLLKLYPKGATTNSDNGIAQVLDSKSYEIFSAAQELGIILCIHGESGGFVLEREMEFGAIFRELATRFPNLKIIIEHISDHRTIPLLEEYDNLYATLTLHHITLDLSNLAGGALCHHHFCKPVLKTPKDKQALLDLALNAHSKVCFGSDSAPHSLEAKQKGAAGIFSAVGLLPQLAELFHKHNALHNLQAFVSDNAMKIYDLACWVQAAQAWEDNPKLITLEQAPYKIPESIRVLDSNLTPLRAGEMIAWREIESKA
- a CDS encoding glycosyltransferase family 9 protein codes for the protein MEQLTQASKTPTKSIRIGIVRLSSFGDVVVSASKLMDFYHALAQEYDEVRIEWFVDTRFAGILEHHKAITTLHALPIKRLKSLRAVRELWRSLRALGRFDVVLDLQGLIKSAIVGRALDSREFVGFSFSSAREGLASVLYSRRVKVAYDENILVRNAAIYQCCLRDSALFGGDSALFVGDSALLKKHRLSPTASLVLRDKSGISSPRLCDRQPSLISARGLKNPDLLKKLRLRLVFSSQILESHSGFTKQAQPLESTFESPTAKQAIAVQGGGTQAGFFRTPRILEEEKRTENKNQAECEKTTENKKVDSSNEAFLSSSRDFRKEVVAIHKGAQVDSSSNAYFLSLRALLRKAWQSIQKYTNPLESTFEKTAQKAQEIQTLQKADSSDTPIFATAKAMDCHATATQRLAMTEKSTASKKVDSRNEYFLSSSRDFRKEVVAIHKSAQVDSSFSAQNTPTLSNSTKDSRISKEATLCDEKTRRSRSFFSKSGLCKPRKEIRLGRLSSGDEIPDSSLKAESLQTPSGFGWGKAHLPPSTQATLESSTYRVLFVLEASIPQKTYPIEQFATLATRMQQASTQKITFCLIYHEHKHNALSLQAMLEARNLHTCLFPPLDFNALKYVLNAMHCVIGGDTGVTHLAWALQSPQVITLLGNPQTSKGKNMRDTKLSRVLLGNPYVLSQSGSFEIASIPPESIYRVWVDLGAR
- a CDS encoding Do family serine endopeptidase, encoding MRFLSYALVPLLVLSSYAYEIKQAPAIAKRINPVGEANSVYSYHDVIAAATQAVVNISTQKKITTNLNPMFNDPFFQQFFGDMYNQIPKDRIERSLGSGVIISPDGYIITNDHVIDGADKIIVTIPNDPNEYTATLVGSDKEGDIAVIRISKNNLPSIKFGDSADVKIGDIVFAIGNPFGVGESVTQGIVSATNKNIQVNTYENFIQTDASINPGNSGGALVDSRGVLIGMNTAILSRSGGNHGIGFAIPANMVREVADSLVKSGKITRGYLGVGTQDISQDLRNNYGEHKGAVVISIDPKSPAKNAGLLVWDLITAVDGKPIKNAADLRNRIGSIKPNQKITLTILRDGKTQNITITLAERKDANAKQDEKLSESATESSALKGMRVEPLSPQIRQRYGIPDDIQGVIVTNVIENSKAQDAGFAQGDIISQVEEIAIKDTSDFARALNKYKDKNKRFLVYSSQGVKTIVVK
- the ruvB gene encoding Holliday junction branch migration DNA helicase RuvB, whose amino-acid sequence is MEKISLDFTHNDDKQARVVGVEKISFEERNEISLRPSIWGDYIGQEQVKKNLEIAILGAKKRGECLMHTLLFGPPGLGKTTLSHIIANEMNAPIKVSAAPMIERAGDLAALLTNLQDGEILFIDEIHRLSPAIEEMLYPAMEDFRLDIITGSGPAAQTIKIDLPRFMLIGATTRAGMLSHPLRDRFGMDFRLQFYSTDELAQIIKKAAKKLEKGIEDSASIEIASRSRGTPRIALRLLRRIRDFADVKDEETISLETTKQALQELGVNELGFDALDLRYLEAIAQAKKPIGLNTIAAIISEDEDTIQDVIEPYLLAQGFLERSARGRIATAKVYELLRLQSPRLL
- the panB gene encoding 3-methyl-2-oxobutanoate hydroxymethyltransferase: MSSKKLTLKALQNKKGVEKITAITAYDALFAGIFDGEVDVILIGDSLNMSFGGCSDTTSLSLEHIIYHAQAVCRKAKSSFLIADMPFGSYTTRDSALRNATKLIKATQVDALKLEVTRTKLHIIEALIDEGIAIMPHIGLMPQYIKAEGGYKIKGRDEAQSKELLESALAFEQAGAFGLLLEGIIAPCATTITQSVQIPTIGIGSGAACDGQILVWSDMLGLCSDISPKFVRRYLQGAELIKQAVREYASDVRKGSFPSEQESY